Within Ictalurus furcatus strain D&B chromosome 3, Billie_1.0, whole genome shotgun sequence, the genomic segment aatactacacctcactatactatatctataatactacaccgcaccatactatatctataatactacacctcactatactatatctataatactacactatatctataatactacaccgcaccatactatatctataatactacaccgcaccatactatatctataatactacaccacaccatactatatctataatactacaccgcaccatactatatctataatactacactgtaataaactgtggtgtgataacagtaactacgcttcatcacaccaggcCAGCACTCGGTGTTTTACTACAACAGCAtgacacggtgtgtgtgtgtgtgtacagtgttaaCGTGGTACCTCTCTTCAGTCTCTCCATGGCACTTTTACTGCCGGCGTACGTGGGCCTGATTTCTCGACTCATCTCCTCTATAACGGACAGCAGCTCGCTGTAGGTGGAGCCCTGAGACACTTTCACTGGctgagatttaaaaacaaaaccacgtCAAGCAGAGCCACTTCTGAAAAGTTCTCCATTACGTTTCAGCTCTGTATTCAAACTAAACATGTATTTAGAGAATAAATGACAAACCACACTGCGAACAGCAATGCAGCAGTGTtgcattataataaataaatgtattcacGGTCTACAAAAactttacatttaataaaaatatatattcaacaCAAAAAAGGGGAACATTCTACAATTTCACATCAACTGATTCCAGTCAATTTAAATCCGTgtacatgttttaaataaataaatacatcatgaTCTCAGAACAGCGTATTGTGCATTATAAAGTATCGTGATGATATTATATCAACACATCGCTCAGCCCTAATTGCTACCTTTTAGGATCCTGTcagcctttttgtttttatgatatCCATATCTTATTGCACTCATACGGGAGATTTTCCCAAACCTGTACGAAGCCCATGGACGGCGGACCGAAGTCGCTGAACGCTGGTCTGAAGGTGGAGGCCGAGGGCAGAGACGGAGACGAGCCGCATGACCCTGAGACAAAGAAATTCAGGAGCATTGAAAACGACCTTCAGACATTTTTATTAACAGCTTGGACAGTCAGACGCACTTAGATTCGTAAACTAACGAGCAGAGACGCACATCGTAGCACATGAAAGAGGAGAAATGTCAGGCCTCATTTACAGAGTTGGATACAAACAGATTTATTCCGAAATAATAttcctggattctgattggtcggaagatgttgattcatttcctacaacagcagcGCTGATGGTCGATTACGGCACATAATTCTGAGCCATCATCACAAAGCGGCTCGGCAGAAACCTGCATGTAGATTTCAGATCTCTAATGAAGCATCCAGAGACGACAGCGGCgtgaaaaaaccccacaaagacGTCCCCAAGACGAGACGAGGAAGACACCTCGAGACTCAAAAGAGAAGGAGCGTAAAGACGGACCGTACTGAGTGTGAGGGGACATGAAGAAGAGTCCTGGGACAccgtttatgattacagcagcagctctgacgtaCAGATCTACAGAATCCAGGTGAGATGAAACACTGAAGGAAGCGCGAGTGTTGGGTTCGAGGTGGTTTTTGGGGgaagtgtgagtgtgagtgtttgcAGTGTCCAGACAGTGATTCAGGATGAGGAagagcatcaggatgaatcagaGGTCTGATGGTTGTTGTATGGATTATTACTACCACCTTGATTTGATTTGACCTGACTGTACGGTGCCATGATGACAGACTGCCTTTAAAAAGTTCCACTTCAACCTCACATCAGTCTATAAAACCTTTCTATGAACCTGCTGAAGGTGTAGGAATGAGAGAAGCTCACCTGGAGGTGTGTGATTGGAGCCTGCAGGTGCTGGAGCGATGGGTTTATAACTCATACTGAACTCACTGAACTGCTCCGTTTTGTATAATCAAGTTTTAAAGGGGAGGAGGGGTGAGAggagtgcaacacacacacacacacacacacacacacacacttaacccTGAGTATTGTACAGAAACTCACAATAACACTGAAACACAGCTCTTTAACTATCCTGTCCTTCTCCTAGACACAAATATACGACCTTGTCATTTACTTAAATTTATACTAACTCCAAAAGCTAATGAAAGTgctagctaagctaagctaagctaagctaagctaggctaggctaggctaggctaAGCGCTATGCTATCCCCCTTTACTGAACAAAGCCACTAGCAAACCGCTAACACCGATTCTACCAACTATCTTTATTTACACCTACGGTTATTAACTCTAGTTTTTAAACGCTTCTACAAACAGAAATGATGTTCGCCTTTATAACAAAAGTctagaaaataataatgtttctaaaacaaacaaacaaacaaacaaacagacaaacaaataaacaaggaaGCACACGGAATAACgaacagaggaaaagaaagccGGAGCTAGTGTCAAAAAGCCGAAAATGGCAAACCACAGGAAGTCGCTCGCGCGTACATGGTTGTGGGGGGGAAAAGGGGACGTGACGTCATGACGCAGCGTGTGGGTGCGTACGTACGTACGTCTTATTTCCGTGATTTGggtgttttagtttgttttgaGGTTTAAACGTtgtgatcatttttattatttaatttgtatgtTTACTTTTTATGATCGGTTAATATCGACATTTCTTAAGTAAAACGTTCatattaaaacaataacaatagtaataatactgACAAAAGcgttttaaaagaaatgcaaGGTTTCTAGTATTAAGTCGTaatgtttcaagaaaaaagtcatGATGCagtcactgagcactttattaggaacacctgtacatgtACACGctctggtggaggtggtgtggtggtgtggggaatgttttcttgccaCACTTTGGGCCATGATTGATTAATACTGATCAATCATGGCTCGAATGCGACAGCCTGTTTGAGTATTGCTGCTGACCGTGTGCATCCCTTCAAGGCGACAATTTACCATCTAATAATGGCtggttccagcatgataacgtaCCATGTCACTGAGCAGAAggcgtctcaaactggtttcacgAACATCACAATGAGCTCAGTGTTCTTCAggggccttcccagtcaccgtacctgaatccagtagatcacctgtgggatgtggtagaacgggagattcgcagcatgaaagtgcacctgaaacaTCTGTAGGAACTGCGTGATGccatcatgtcaacatggagcAGAATCTCAAAGGCATGTTTCcgacatcttgtggaatccatgacatgaagaattgaggctgttttgagagcaaagggaggccctacccagtattagtatagtgttcctaataatatGACAGGATGGTGCATATCAGAGCAACAAAAATCTAaacattattactttattcTCAACATATTACACTTTTTTCCTCTTAATATTTGTccttaaaagtttttaaatagtGGCCctaaaatgatatttaattaaaatgtcatataaatgttaaataaataaatgtgtcataaATTCAGACCAGTACCATGTAATATCTTATTTGCtgtgtaatatattttatattaataatttagtaataaaatatatctTTTGTTTCAGCTCTTTATGGTAAATAAAGGTCATGTAATAATACACGTTTGAGTGAAATCacttttaaacaaataacaaacatgtcttttcttttcattccccGTTGTAACTATTACGCTGAGATTGttatcttcatcttcattttatttacactctgGTTGTTTTATCAGTTCCATGTATCATACCAGACACTTTGTAAGTGTATAATTACAGGttgtaaaatgtattggcaTCCCTCCACACCATGCATCAGTGGAAAGTGAGCCCCGGTGAGCAGTGTTTACTCTAAAAGGTTTCTCAGAGTAAGTGTAGAAAGCTTCCACTAATACTTATCCTCTTACGCTGATCTCATCCTGAATATTTCACGAAAGCACGCAGAACATGAGACTTTCATTAGAGAACCTAATGCAGATGAAAACCCCTCACTGATTGAATCCGTATGGGGAAAAATGGATtgaaacttcttcttcttcttcttattattattattattttacaaaagctGGGTGTTCTTTTACAACAAAAACTCCACTTTAAAATAATCCTCGTGGCTGTCTCACTTCACAACATGAATAAGGGTTTCATGAATACACAAGTCCTAGACCTTTTTTTAGTTTCATGATTAAATCTCTGTTTTATGTGAGTATAAGGAAAACCCGAAAACTAAAATGTGAATTTACTCCAAGTTTCAATAATGTGAAATGAGAAAACCACTGCAAATCCTTTTGTACAAAGTGAGAAGCAGAATTATCGAGCAGTAGCACTGTATCAGTACATCCACAGTGACATGCtggaacacaaatggaactatgtgatttatccatccatcttctataccactttatcctcttcagggtcacggggaacctggagtctatcccagggagcat encodes:
- the cdk2ap2 gene encoding cyclin-dependent kinase 2-associated protein 2 → MSYKPIAPAPAGSNHTPPGSCGSSPSLPSASTFRPAFSDFGPPSMGFVQPVKVSQGSTYSELLSVIEEMSREIRPTYAGSKSAMERLKRGIIHARALVRECLAETERSART